In Mytilus edulis chromosome 8, xbMytEdul2.2, whole genome shotgun sequence, the genomic window aaaaatatgatatgtccATTATCATTTCTTCTGCTTTAGTGGAACATCCCTTCGAGCGTTCGCTTTTTCATAAATTAGCAACCTTTACGGCGGAAtcgaaaacggcgacgtcataatacAGTTACGACACTATGGCGGCGCCGAGAGCGATGCGTATAAACAATAGTGTAATttccctttaaggagttattgccctttatagtccatttttatccatttttttcaaaaatttaagtattcttttaaaaaaatcttctcctctgaaactactgagtcaaatttaaccaaagttggccacaatcatcattggggtatctggttttaaaaatgtgtggcgtgacctggccaaccaaccaagatggccgccatgactaaaaatggtacagaggggtaaaatgtagattttggcttatacatgtatctctgaaagtgtttagagcaaatctgtcaaggGTTGAAATTGTtcatcagatcaagatctatctgtcctgaaattttcagataaattagGCAACCGCTTGTGGGCTTTCTGCCCCCAGAatagtaattttaaataaaattttgcagtttttggttattatcttgaattttattatagatagagatgaactgtaaacagcaataatgttcagcaaagaatggtctacaattaagtcaacataaccaaaattttcaaatgacCCTTTAAGTAGTTATCGTCCTTTATAGTTaatgtttaacaattttcataaatatttgtaaatttttgtaaatatttagaaAACTTTTTCCGCTGTAATTACTGGGCacagttcattatagatatagataattatagcaacaagaatgttcagtaaagtaagatctacaaacacatcaccatcaccaaaacacaatttgtcatgaatttatctgtgtccattgtttaatatgcacatagaccaaggtgaaagacaccggctcttaagagcctctagtttggatTTCTGAGAATTGGAGAAATCACATATGTTAACAAAAATGctgataatcattttttttaaatatctgatattaaatttaataatattgattcTGAAGTTTTTGTTACAATACTGTCTTCAAAGACAGATCAAATTGGTTGTTCAACAACTTAATATTGTCTTCAAATGATAATGATAACGAACTGTGTGTTGTCAAAATGTTAAAAGATTACTTACAGTTACGTCCAGATTCTCAAGGCCAACTTTTTTGTCATCTTAATCACACTAAATTGACTCGTTTTCAGTTTTTAGCTGTTTTAACGTCTGCTTTAAATTTTATTAGTTTGAATCCCGAGGAGTTTAATACGCATTCATTCCAGATAGGGGCTACAACATCTGCAGCCTTGGAAGGCAAAACGGATGAAGAAATACAAACCCTGGGGAGATggaattttaattcttttaaatcatatataaGGCTAAGTCGTTTggtaaattaaataattttaattgttttcagGGAATTTTGTGGTTTGGATTATTGGATCATCTTTGGTTGCTAAAGCCTCATGACATAGTCAAATAAGACCTTTGGGAAATGATTTAGGGTTGCATAAGTTAGGCTACAAGTTGATTTGGACAGGAATGTCCGGTATGTCAGTATATAACGTTGTACCAATAGTAGAGAATTTGATACATTGTTGCGGTTTACCAGATGCTGTTTTGCTTCACTGTGGTGGCAATGATATTGGACTTGTTAACTGTGGAAAACTTCtatttgatattaaatttattttagatatagTTGTACGTATGGTGAATGGAggtaaacttattttttcaaGCATTTAGTTGTTTATTGTGTTTCAAATGAACGTCAGTCCATAATTTACGTTTTGCCATTTAAATAATTACACCCATATATTTAAACAGACAGAATAATATGCTTTGAAGCGCCTCGTGGACTTTGGTCATATATAGCACGTGCTCCCGCTAAATTTTCATTCCACGAGTATTTTTCAACACGATTGCACAACCCACCATCCCTCCCTTTAACAAACAAATAATCAGTCaaatttcaattgtttgtttgttgtttatattattCTTTCGaaagaatgaaacaaaacaaatctgCAGTTGTATATTCATTTGCAATAAATCTTTGTTCTTGACAATATGCAATTGcattatgaaaattattattagaaaacaaaacaacGGAGTGGTAACCATACGAAAGTAAATTCATGCTCTTCAATAtgttgattaaaacaaaacatacttCACAAACTCATCACaaatgcaaaaatataaaaaaaacgtggGGAATAagcataatttttaaaataaaataaaaaattaaagaaagaaaatgagAAAATGACATCCACCGAAGATCTTGAATTCCTtttcattctgaaaaaaaatataacagttatttagaaagatcataccataaggaacatgtgtactaagtgtcaagtggattggacttcaacttcatcaaaaactacctgaacctaaaatttaacctgaagagggacgaacggatggacagctggacgcacagaccagaaaacaaaataaaaaataaatttaagataTGTTTTGATCATCAGTATATAAGTCAATCCAAAAAGGCCTTGCATATAAAAATTGTATGGCATATCAATACGTCATTTTACATGTAATGCATACTAATTAACTTATTATCaattactttatttaattttCCTTGTCTGACATATTTGTTCACGGTAAatgtcaaatattgaaaaaaaaagagtaacCATTCTCCGAATTTATCAATATTGACCAAGAGATAAAAAAGTtagcaaaaaaaaataacgacTTACCTTTTTGGTGTTCTCTCTTCGACTGCCACTGAAGAATGACCAAATTAGGCAATGCAGGTCCTAAGGTACTCTATAACATGAAAAAAAGTATCATACTATTTGCATGATAATCACTTTTGATATGAATTACAATGGTTAAATATCaatagaagtaaaaaaaaatcacttaaattgaaaaaaaaagaagatgtggtatgcttgccaataagacaactctgcACAATTATTAGTGGACGtgggtacttttacatcccaacaacaaaggTACACTAAATACAGATATGAGAGAACTCGCAGTAACTGGCAGCTAGTCTAAAgcaactaacaactaataaaagaaattatgcatctaagactgcatgttccaattttttttttaaattgtaatttttgggtcattagCTGACTTAGGTTACCAATTACCGTTTggacaaaacaacaataaaaaaattgaccTTTTTGTGATTTAAGAGTAAGTCAAATAAAATTGCATGAACTTCGATGCTATGACAACTAAAATGAAACTATTTGAATACTCTATCACAGAAATACATCAAAAGAGTACAGAAAGTGAACCAAAAGCTTAAAAAATTCACCCGATCAACCCAATCAATTGATTGCTTTTGAcctttttttagttaaaaaaatggaaaaaagtatAAGGAAGGCACCTCACTAAAATAACTTCCTTTACACTAATCGGTGATTTAATCTCAATCCAAACACTGTTCTGGGTTGCTACAATGTCATTTTACTAAGGAACAAACACCAACAGTATATAACCAATGTCAAACAAAATTCTGAGTGTGAAAAACTTTtcattgtgttttaattttatttttgattttttttgttgcagCGGTAGATGGTAACTTTGTTTAAAGCAAAATCTAGCATTAACTGCATCAGCTGGACATTTGGTCGTTTATTTTCCTTGTTTACTAGACTATTTGCAACATTTTGATCCCTAGTGCATCAACTGGAACTGAAAAatggtaaatttattaggaaaaTAAGAAATATGCCAGATTTTTACATTTGCGGTAACTGTttcatactaaaaaaaaatgaactatatttttaaaaaaatgtctgaatatattccaattttttttctcgCAGAAAACGTTTGATTAGGGGGGTACACAATATTGGACTAAAACATCTAAGAGATATCtaaaagaattaaaaagtttatattttataaagtttttcaaATACATATGAATTTTATTCGCTCTAGTTGGGTCTACCCAGGACTGGTACAGTATCTTCGAAGAGAGAAAACCCACCCCCCTTAAACAATTTTTGGTGGAGGGGTTTGAGGAGGATTTGACGGGGATCGGTAGCTATATTTGAGGGAGCAAATCTTCCGTTTTATAGAAATCTTACCCCTATTCGGAAACCCAAATGGTTAGAGGTAATCTAAAGGTGCCAATTGACTTTTAACGGAAATGAGTTGAGATGTCCCAAATAAAAATGTCAGTATCTACTTAAGGGTCCTATAAGTccccaccccccaaaaaaacctCTTTTCACCCTTGTAATCTCTTTAAACTTTTTGGGTTAGCACGCCAAAATGATCGGGGTTACCGATTACCAAATTAGGGTTACCATTCCCCtaattagggttagtattacaggcatcattagggttagggttacatacgTGATAAGGGTTGGGGTAATAGGTATCATAAGGGTTACAGTAATAAACATATTATTAGAGTAAGGGTTactgacatcattagggttagggttaaataAATCATTAGGGCTATGATAACAGACATCATTAGTCTTAGGCTTACATtcatcattaggattagtattacagacatcattagggttagtattaaatacatcattaggattagtattacagacatcattaggattggtattacagacatcattagggttagtattacagacatcattaggattagtattatagacatcattagggtaagtattacagacatcattataGTTAGGGTTACTGACAGCATTAGAGTAAGGGCTACATATACCATTAGGGTTAGTTTAacagacattattagggttagggttataggtATCATAAAGGTAAGGATAAGAGACATCATTAGGGTCAGGGTTACATACGTCATAAGGCTTACGGTTATAGACATATTATTAGAGTTATGGTTactgacatcattagggttagggttaaataaatcattagagCTATGATAACAGACATCATTAGTCTTAGGataacatacatcattagggtaagtattacagacatcattagggttaggataacagacatcattaggattagtattacagaaatcattagggttagtattacagacatcattagggttagaattaCATACCtaattagggttagtattacagacatcattagggtaaggattACAGACATTATTAGGgatagtattacagacatcattaagttaaggattacagacatcattagggttagtataacagacatcattagggttagttttacatacatcattagggttagaattacatacctcattagggttagtattacagacatcattaaggtAAGGATTACCGACATCactagggttagtattacagaaatcattagggttagtattacagacatcattagggttagaattaCATATTACCTCataagggttagtattacagacatcattagggtaaggattacagacatcattagggttagtattacagacatcattagggttagaattaCATATTACCTCataagggttagtattacagacatcattagggtaaggattacagacatcattagggttagtattacagacatcattaggattggtattacagacatcattagggttagtattacagacatcataaagattagtattacagacatcattaaggtaagtattacagacatcattaaaGTTATGGTTACTGACATCATTAGAGTAAGGGCTACATATACCATTAGGGTTAGTTTaacagacatcataagggttagggttacaggTATCATTAAGGTTAGGATAAGAAACATCATTAGGATCAGGGTTACATACGTCATAAGGGTTACGGTTATAGACATATTATAAGAGTTAGGGTTACTGACATCATTAGAGTTAGGGTTCATTAGTGCTAGCATTACAGACATCATGAGGGTTAggattacatacatcattagggttagtgttacagacatcattagggttagtactacagacatcattaggtttaGGGCTACTGATattattagggttagggctacatacatcattagggttagtattaaagacatcattagggttaggattgcagatatcattagggttagggctacatacatcattagggttagtattacaaacatcattagggtaaggattacagacatcattagggttagtattacagacatcattaggattagtattacatacaccattagggttagtattacagacatcattaggactagtattacagacatcattagggtaagtacTACAGACATCATTATAGTTAGGGTTACTGACATCATTAGAGTAAGGGCTACATACACGATTAGGGTTAGTTTAACAGACaccattagggttagggttataggtATCATAAAGGTTAGGATAAGAGACATCATTAGGGTCAGGGTTACATACGTCATAAGGCTTACGGTTATAGACATATTATTAGAGTTATGGTTactgacatcattagggttagggttaaataAATCATTAGGGCTATGATAACAGACATCATTAGGCTTAGGATTACATGCATCATTAGGgtaagtattacagacatcattagggtaagaaTTACAtacctcattagggttagtattacagacatcattagggtaaggattacagacatcattatggatagtattacagacatcattagggtaaggattacagacatcattagggttaatataacagacatcattacggttagtattacatacatcattagggttagaattacatacctcattagggttagtattacagacatcattagggtaaggattacagacatcattagggttagtattacagaaatcattagggttagtattacagacatcattagggttagaagTACAtacctcattagggttagtattacaaacatttttagggtaaggattacagacatcattagggttagtattacagacatcattaggattagtattacagacatcattagggtgaGTACTTCAGACATCATAAGGtcagtattacagacatcattaaggtaagtattacagacatcattataGTTAGGGTTACTGACATCATTAGAGTAAGGGCTACATATACCATTAGGGTTAGTTTaacagacatcataagggttagggttacaggTATCATTAAGGTTAGGATAAGAAACATCATTAGGGTCAGGGTTACATACGTCATAAGGGTTACGGTTATAGACATTTTATAAGAGTTAGGGTTACTGACATCATTAAAGTTAGGGTTCATTAGTGCTAGCATTACAGACATCATGAGGGTAAggattacatacatcattagggttagtattacagacatcataagAGTTAGTGttacagacatcataagggtGAGGGTTACACACATTATTATGGTTAGGGCTACATACATTAGTATGGTTATGATTACacacatcattagggttatgatTACAGACACCATTGAGGTAAGGGTTACTGACACTAGGTTAAGGGTTAATAACATCATtgacagacatcattagggttagtattacagacatcattaggtttaGGGCTATTGATattattagggttagggctacatacatcattagggttagtattacagacagcattagggttagagttaCAGGTATCATTAAGGTAAGGATTAAAGACATCAGTAGTGcaagggttacatacatcattaggttTTGGGTAATTGGTAACATTAGGGTTacggttatagacatcattagggtacgGGTTACATAAATCAGTACGGTTAGGAATacagacatcattaaggttaggattacagaaattattttgGTTAGGATAACATACATCATTATGGTTAGGGTAACAGACATCATTAGGCTGTGTATTAGAGACATCATTCGGGTTTGTATTAGAGACATCATTACTGTTactattacatacatcattagggttagggttacagacatcattacgGATTGGATAACAGACACCATTTGGATatggttacatacatcattagggttagggttacagacatgattagggttagtattacagacatcattagagtTCGTATTACAGACATTATTAAGGTTAGGGCTACATACATTATTAGAGTTATGATTATAGACATTATTAGGGTGAGGATACTGGCATCATTAGGGTAAGGTTTACTGACATCATTGGGGTTacggttacatacatcattagagTTCGTATTACAGACATTATTAGAGTAAGGGCTACAAACATTATTAGGGTTATGTTAACAGACATCCTTTGGGTAAGAGTTACTGATACTATTAGGGTGAGGGCTACATACATTATAAGGGTTAGtattacaaacatcattagggttagggttacaggtATCATTAAaattaggattacagacatcattagagtAAGGATTACtgacatcataagggttagggttacagacatcttCAGGGTTAGTGTTACATACCTCTTTAGGGTTAGGACtccagacatcattagggttagttttacaaacatcattagggttagtattacagacatcaatAGGGGTATGGCTGCATACATCATAAGGATTATGGTAAACGGCTGAATTAGCAAAAGGGCTACAGGCTAGAAACAGCATTAGGGataggattacagacatcattagggttatggtTACAGACACCATTAGGGTTTGGATTACAGACACCATTAGGGTTTGGATTACAGACACCATTAGGGTTTGGTTACAGACATCATTCGGGTAAGGATTAAAGACATCATTATGGTTATTTTTACATACATCATTATTGTTAGGGTTACATACAtaattagggttaggattacatacatcattaggtttagtattacagacatcattaaggtAAGGGTTAATATTACAGACCTCATTAGGGTAAGtcttacatacatcattaggattagtattacaaacatcattagggttagtattacaaacatcattagggttagtattacagacatcattagggttagtattacatacatcattagggttagtattacagacatcattagggttagtattacagacatcattaggattagtattacagacatcattcaggtaagtattacagacatcattataGTTAGTGTAACTGACATCATTAGAGTAAGGGCTACATATACCATTAGGGTTAGTTTaacagacatcataagggttaaGATTACAGGTATCATTAATGTTAGGATAAGAAACATCATTAGGGTCAGGGTTACATACGTCATAAGGGTTACGGTTATAGACATATTATTAGAGTTAGGGTTACTGACATCATTAGAGTTAGGGTTCATTAGCGCTAGCATTACAGACATCATGAGGGTTAggattacatacatcattagggttagtattacagacatcataagAGTTAGTGttacagacatcataagggtGAGGATTACACACATTATTAAGGTTAGGGCTACATACATTATTATGGTTATGATTACacacatcattagggttatgattacagacaccattaaggttagggttactGACAGTAGGGTAAGGGTTAATAACATCATTTCTGTTAGTGTTACATACACAATAAGAGGAAGGATTACAGACAATATTAGGGtaaggattacagacatcattagggttagtattacagacatcattaggtttaGGGCTACTGATattattagggttagggctacatacatcattagggttagtattaaagacatcattagggttaggattgcAGATATCATTAGCGTCAGGGTTACATACGTCATAAGGTTTACGGTTATAGACATACTATTAGAATTATGgttatcattagggttagggttagataaataaatcattaggGCTATAATAACAGACATCATTAGTCTTAggattacatacatcattagggtaagtattacagacatcattagggttaggataacagacattattagggttagtattacagaaatcattagggttagtattacagacatcattagggtaaggattacagacatcattagcaatagtattacagacatcattagggtaaggattacagacatcattagggttagtataacagacatcattagggttagtattacattCATCGATCATTAGGATTAGAATTACAtacctcattagggttagtattatagacatcattagggtaaggattacagacatcattagggttagtattacagaaatcattagggttagaataacagacatcattagggttagaattacatacctcattagggttagtattacagacatcattagggtaaggattacagacatcattagggttagtattacagacatcattaggattagtattacacacatcattagggttagtattacagacatcataaggattattattacagacatcattaaggtaattattacagacatcattattACGGTTAGTATTACATATATCATTAGGATAAtattacagacatcataagggttagtatttcagacatcattagggttagtattataGACCTCataagggttagtattacagacatcattagggttagtattacagacatcattagggttagtattacagacatcattagggttagtgttacagacatcattaggattagtattacagacaccGTTAGAATTAGTATTATATACATCATTACGGTTAGTATTACAAACATCATTACGGTTAGAATTACAgacctcattagggttagtattgcAGACATCATTTGGGTTAGGATAACAGACATCATAAGgtttagtattacagacatcattagggttagtattacatacatcattaggattagtgatacagacatcattagggttagtattacatacatcattagggttagtattacagacatcattaggtttagtattacagacatcattaaggttagggttaatATTACAGACCTCATTAGGGTAAGTCTTACATACACCATTatgattagtattacagacatcattagggttagaattaCAGACCTCATTAGAGTTAGTATTACAGAAATCATTAGGGTAAGTCTGacatacatcattaggattagtattacagacatcattagggttagaattacagacatcattagggttagtgttacagacatcattagaattagtattacagacatcattagggttagaattaCAGACCTCTTTAGGTTTAGTATGACAGACATCATTAGTgttagtattacatacatgtacatcattagggttagttttacagacatcattaggattagtattacagacctcattagggttagtattacatacatcattagggttagtattacagacttcattagggttagtattgcATACATCATTAatattagtattacagacatcattaggattagtattacaaacatcattagggttagtattacaaacatcattagggttagttttacagacatcattagggttagtattacagacatcattagggttagtattacatacaCCATTAGTGTTAGTGTTACAGACAtaattaggattagtattacagacaccGTTATAattagtattacatacatcattagggttagtattacagacatcattaggtttagtattacatacatcattaaggttagggttaatATTACAGACCTCATTCGGGTAAGTCTTACATACACCATTatgattagtattacagacatcattagggttagaattaCAGACCTCATTAGTGTTAGTATTACAGAAATCATTAGGGTAAGTCTTACAAACATCATTAGGATtcgtattacagacatcattagggttagaattacagacctcattagggttagtattaatGACATCATTAAGGTTAGTATTACAGgcctcattagggttagtattacagacctcattagggttagtattacagaaaCCATTAGGGTAAGTCTGacatacatcattaggattagtattacagacatcattagggttagaattacagacatcattagggttagtgttacagacatcattaggattagtattacagacttcattagggttagtattgcATACATCATTAatattagtattacagacatcattaggattagtatta contains:
- the LOC139484404 gene encoding putative uncharacterized protein DDB_G0286901, with amino-acid sequence MTGAAAMDSFVSPAYNIIAVEGKSFRRSLYFILTNILIGNVCNSNPNDVCNTNPNDVCNTNSNGVCNTNPNDVCNTNHNDVCNTYPNDVCNTNPNGVCKTNPNDVCNTNPNDVCNTNPNDVCNTNINDVCNTNPNDVCNSNPNDVCNTNPNDVCQTYPNDFCNTYPNEVCNTNPNEACNTNLNDVCNTNPNEVCNSNPNDVCNTNPNDVCKTYPDDFINTNPNEVCNSNPNDVCNTNHNGVCNTYPNEVCNINPNLNDVCNTKPNDVCNTNPNDVCNTNPYHVCNTNPYDVCNTNPNDLCNNKPHDACYPNLNDVCNTNPNEVCNSNPNDVCNTNSNDVCNTNSNGVCNTNPNDVCNTNHNDTYPNGFCNTNPNEVCNTNPNEACNTNLNDVINTNPNEVCNSNPNDVCNTNPNDVCKTYPNDFCNTNTNEVCNSNPNDVCNTNHNGVCKTYPNEVCNINPNLNDVCNTKPNDVCNTNPNDVCNTNYNGVCNTNPNYVCNTNTNGVCNTNPNDVCNTNPNDVCKTNPNDVCNTNPNDVCNTNPNDVCNTNINDVCNTNPNEVCNTNPNDVCNTNPNEVCNTNPNDVCKTNPNDVHVCNTNTNDVCHTKPKEVCNSNPNDVCNTNSNDVCNTNPNDVCNSNPNDVCNTNPNDVCQTYPNDFCNTNSNEVCNSNPNDVCNTNHNGVCKTYPNEVCNINPNLNDVCNTKPNDVCNTNPNDYVYNRKPYDVCNPDANDICNPNPNDVFNTNPNDVCSPNPNNISSPKPNDVCNTNPNDVCNPYPNIVCNPSSYCVCNTNRNDVINPYPTVSNPNLNGVCNHNPNDVCNHNHNNVCSPNLNNVCNPHPYDVCNTNSYDVCNTNPNDVCNPNPHDVSCSPFANSAVYHNPYDVCSHTPIDVCNTNPNDVCKTNPNDVWSPNPKEVCNTNPEDVCNPNPYDVSNPYSNDVCNPNFNDTCNPNPNDVCNTNPYNSTLGPALPNLVILQWQSKREHQKE